The proteins below come from a single Eremothecium sinecaudum strain ATCC 58844 chromosome II, complete sequence genomic window:
- the SMK1 gene encoding mitogen-activated protein kinase SMK1 (Syntenic homolog of Ashbya gossypii ADL315C; Syntenic homolog of Saccharomyces cerevisiae YPR054W (SMK1)) gives MPLLQQNPPIQPPPYSRASQKLKSLLSSYGDNSNATTATKEMNGPVPINLMEKSLVHPPRTIYTKANFSIPGHYEVLQMLGKGSYGTVVSAVDNFNPNYPIRIAIKKITNIFQREVLLKRAIRELKFMHYFKGHKNIVSLINLEIVNEKPYDGLYCYQELIDYDLARVIHSNVQFSEFHIKHFTYQILCGVKYIHSADVIHRDLKPGNILCSISGQLKICDFGLARGISPLFTNTKTSNHITNYVATRWYRAPELILSHKRYNKSIDMWAIGCILAEFYGRKPIFMGQDSMHQISEIVKVLGTPSRDTIIKYGSSRAYDIFCPPKPQYVKIPWVEIYPFASADALDLVEHLLDWDPDKRLIVEEAIEHEFVSSVRDKSDEPMCPHGPFNFSYEAEFKSMSNLREVLYAEVKQFQEECAAKDIVPSLPIPQQIYPI, from the coding sequence ATGCCTCTCTTACAACAGAATCCTCCTATTCAACCACCACCTTACAGCCGTGCTTCACAGAAATTAAAGAGTTTACTAAGTTCATATGGTGATAATAGTAACGCTACAACAGCTACGAAAGAAATGAACGGACCTGTCCCCATTAATCTCATGGAGAAATCTCTAGTTCATCCACCAAGAACCATATACACTAAAGCAAACTTCTCTATTCCAGGTCACTATGAGGTACTACAAATGTTAGGAAAAGGTTCATATGGTACAGTTGTGTCGGCGGTCGATAATTTCAATCCCAATTATCCCATTCGGATTGCAATCAAAAAGATCACCAACATATTTCAACGCGAGGTTTTGTTGAAAAGAGCCATTAGAGAGTTAAAGTTCATGCATTACTTTAAGGGACATAAAAACATTGTGTCTCTTATAAACCTTGAAATTGTCAATGAAAAACCTTATGATGGGTTGTACTGTTATCAAGAGTTAATTGATTACGATTTAGCTCGTGTCATCCATTCTAATGTACAGTTTTCAGAATTTCATATTAAGCATTTTACTTACCAAATTTTATGTGGTGTCAAGTACATACATAGCGCAGACGTGATCCACCGTGATTTAAAGCCTGGAAATATATTGTGTAGTATTTCAGGTCAGTTGAAGATATGTGATTTTGGTTTGGCAAGAGGTATCTCACCTTTATTCACAAACACAAAGACATCAAACCATATTACAAACTATGTCGCAACTCGTTGGTATAGAGCACCAGAATTAATCCTATCGCATAAAAGGTACAATAAATCCATCGATATGTGGGCCATTGGATGTATACTTGCTGAATTTTATGGCAGGAAACCCATATTTATGGGTCAAGATTCCATGCATCAAATCTCTGAGATCGTCAAAGTCTTAGGAACCCCTTCAAGGGACACTATTATTAAATACGGATCTTCTAGAGCATACGATATATTTTGTCCCCCCAAGCCTCAATATGTGAAAATCCCTTGGGTAGAAATTTATCCTTTTGCTAGCGCTGACGCCTTAGATTTAGTCGAACATTTACTTGACTGGGACCCTGACAAAAGGTTAATCGTAGAGGAGGCAATTGAACATGAATTTGTAAGTTCAGTTCGCGATAAATCTGATGAACCAATGTGTCCTCATGGTCCCTTCAATTTCTCATACGAGGCTGAATTTAAATCCATGTCAAATCTAAGAGAAGTATTATATGCCGAGGTTAAACAATTTCAAGAGGAATGTGCGGCCAAAGATATCGTGCCATCTTTACCTATCCCTCAGCAAATTTATCCAATATAA
- the RXT2 gene encoding Rxt2p (Syntenic homolog of Ashbya gossypii ADL313W; Syntenic homolog of Saccharomyces cerevisiae YBR095C (RXT2)): protein MMGETQEAISLEEQEQVQILNFTKCVLSQRTGNFAGLNHSIDGTVFPPISGLTTNRGNKLFQNSTKISQSRMRVDAEEDKVFYSESEHRLLSRKRMKFSTSPQFIVLHEYHDDEGDADNDDYEEMDDYEDLHNLVDVRKLLSPISSLADVATHPAISRTFKSNALRELAQDIMLIIEKEQRSVVSYGRLLEVFLGDYPDALYEDKLALPEYDHRLKLPAEEEDTNAAPSNRKDRRLASKASEKEGTAEDEGEDEDPFFAIPQFKADEKLSVISLKTGENNEDIETTRQLAQIALQRNQEFIRNLQKIRNSIVKANRIRERILMWGKEYAGIPEKDVTIPSALHVVKRGLISATTNHMDEEAEDEDVEDE, encoded by the coding sequence ATGATGGGCGAAACTCAGGAAGCTATAAGCTTAGAGGAGCAGGAGCAGGTGCAGATTCTAAATTTTACGAAATGTGTTCTTTCGCAGAGAACGGGGAACTTTGCTGGTCTTAATCATTCTATTGATGGTACGGTATTTCCACCGATCAGCGGCCTGACTACGAATCGTGGGAACAAGCTATTTCAGAATTCTACCAAGATTTCACAAAGTCGTATGAGAGTTGACGCAGAGGAGGACAAGGTTTTCTATAGTGAATCTGAGCATCGGTTGCTTTCGAGGAAGCGAATGAAGTTTTCCACCTCACCGCAGTTTATTGTATTGCACGAGTACCACGACGATGAGGGCGACGCTGATAATGATGATTACGAGGAGATGGATGATTACGAGGATTTGCATAATTTGGTTGATGTGAGAAAACTTTTGTCCCCGATTTCATCGCTAGCGGATGTTGCAACTCACCCTGCGATATCGAGGACTTTTAAATCGAATGCATTGAGGGAACTTGCTCAGGATATAATGTTGATTATAGAGAAAGAACAGAGGTCTGTCGTCAGCTATGGTAGACTATTGGAGGTGTTTCTTGGCGATTATCCTGATGCGTTGTACGAAGATAAGCTTGCGCTCCCGGAATACGATCATCGCCTAAAGTTGCCCGCGGAAGAGGAGGATACAAATGCCGCTCCATCAAATAGAAAAGATAGAAGATTGGCTTCAAAAGCCTCTGAAAAGGAGGGGACAGCCGAGGACGAAGGCGAAGATGAAGATCCGTTTTTTGCAATTCCGCAGTTCAAAGCGGATGAAAAGTTGTCCGTAATAAGTCTCAAGACCGGAGAGAATAATGAGGACATTGAAACCACGAGACAGCTAGCGCAAATAGCACTACAAAGGAACCAAGAGTTTATTCGTAACCTACAGAAGATAAGAAACAGCATAGTGAAAGCCAACCGAATTCGGGAACGGATCCTTATGTGGGGAAAGGAGTATGCGGGTATACCGGAAAAGGATGTAACAATACCGAGCGCATTACATGTCGTTAAGAGGGGCTTGATCAGTGCCACTACCAATCACATGGACGAAGAGGCCGAAGATGAAGACGTTGAAGACGAATAA
- a CDS encoding uncharacterized protein (Syntenic homolog of Ashbya gossypii ADL314C; Syntenic homolog of Saccharomyces cerevisiae YBR096W) — MSLRSVLKLSFYLFVISSYKTLPGAYFIRFSYYLAKNVVIPMLTHRKGEATANIKRLRKDEYAAFGHTVLKTYCSPFEWDFYLHKNNSSYFEDLDIARTDLITKLFQKLFIDSYSWPYTPVANVFTSYSKQISPFQRYQIRSNILCWDEKWIYVISKFIINENEECSISITKYVLKDGRKTIKPREALEFCEIYNEKVENISRRNLKILSEESGFHDITQLAGLQHIYSEI, encoded by the coding sequence ATGTCCCTAAGATCAGTACTAAAACTAAGCTTTTACTTGTTTGTAATAAGTTCATACAAAACTCTCCCTGGTGCATATTTCATTAGATTCAGTTATTATCTCGCAAAGAATGTTGTGATTCCTATGCTAACACATAGAAAGGGTGAAGCTACGGCGAATATAAAGCGATTACGAAAAGACGAATACGCTGCATTTGGACACACGGTATTGAAGACATACTGCTCGCCGTTTGAGTGGGATTTCTACCTTCACAAGAATAACAGTtcatattttgaagatcTTGATATTGCGCGCACGGATTTAATTACGAAGTTGTTCCAAAAGCTTTTTATAGACTCATATAGCTGGCCATATACTCCTGTTGCGAATGTATTCACCAGCTATTCCAAGCAAATTAGTCCGTTTCAGCGCTACCAAATTCGGTCCAATATCCTTTGCTGGGACGAGAAATGGATATATGTTATTTCGAAGTTCATAATCAACGAGAACGAGGAATGCTCGATATCCATTACAAAGTACGTTTTGAAGGACGGAAGAAAGACTATCAAGCCCAGAGAGGCACTAGAGTTTTGTGAAATCTACAACGAGAAGGTGGAGAACATTTCAAGGCGCAATTTAAAAATTCTTTCCGAAGAGTCAGGATTCCATGATATTACACAGCTTGCCGGTTTACAACATATATATTCTGAAATTTAG
- the TIM12 gene encoding Tim12p (Syntenic homolog of Ashbya gossypii ADL311W; Syntenic homolog of Saccharomyces cerevisiae YBR091C (TIM12)) has product MSLFLNPYSSQEVDQNKINVAEIQFDAMAVAFNAMLSSCREKCIPHDHYGEGELTKGEMTCVDRCISKAHDANRTIGTYVQRTGFDPARYLPHYNKLMKSRDHE; this is encoded by the coding sequence ATGTCTCTTTTCCTTAACCCCTACTCCTCGCAGGAGGTAGACCAGAACAAAATCAACGTGGCGGAAATCCAGTTTGACGCTATGGCCGTGGCATTCAACGCTATGCTCTCTTCATGCCGTGAGAAATGTATTCCCCACGACCACTACGGCGAGGGCGAACTCACGAAGGGCGAGATGACCTGCGTGGACAGGTGTATATCAAAGGCCCACGACGCCAACCGCACCATCGGCACCTACGTCCAGCGCACCGGCTTCGACCCAGCGCGTTACCTCCCACACTACAACAAATTGATGAAGTCACGTGATCATGAATAG
- the POL30 gene encoding proliferating cell nuclear antigen (Syntenic homolog of Ashbya gossypii ADL309W; Syntenic homolog of Saccharomyces cerevisiae YBR088C (POL30)) yields MLEAKFQQSSFFKKIIDGLKDCVQLVNFNCSEKGIAAQAVDDSRVLLVSLVVTPEAFEEYRCDRAVTLGVDLNSLGKILRCGANEDSLTLVAEDSPDNMLVLFEDTKRERISEYSLKLMEIDADFLEIDQIDYDTTIHMPSAEFAKIIRDLNQMSDSLNVVVTKETIKFISEGDFGSGSVIVKPRTDVERPEDSVKVELEKPVDLTFGSKYLLDIIKAASLSVSITIKLSAETPALFQFNLDGAGHLQYFLAPKFNAEE; encoded by the coding sequence ATGTTAGAAGCTAAATTTCAACAATCCTCGTTCTTCAAGAAAATCATCGATGGTTTAAAGGACTGTGTGCAGCTTGTGAACTTTAACTGTTCCGAAAAAGGTATTGCTGCACAAGCTGTCGACGACTCTCGTGTTTTATTGGTTTCTCTAGTGGTCACCCCAGAGGCCTTTGAAGAGTACAGATGCGATAGAGCTGTCACCCTTGGTGTGGATTTGAACTCGCTGGGCAAAATTCTTCGCTGTGGTGCCAATGAAGATAGTCTAACTTTGGTTGCGGAGGATTCGCCTGATAACATGCTGGTGCTGTTTGAAGATACCAAGAGAGAACGTATTAGTGAGTATTCTTTGAAGCTTATGGAAATCGATGCGGACTTCCTGGAAATTGACCAGATCGATTACGACACTACCATTCACATGCCTTCTGCCGAGTTCGCTAAGATCATCAGGGATTTGAACCAGATGAGTGACTCTTTGAACGTTGTGGTGACGAAAGAAACCATCAAGTTCATTTCAGAGGGTGATTTTGGTTCTGGATCTGTCATAGTAAAGCCCCGTACCGATGTGGAGAGACCGGAAGACTCCGTCAAGGTTGAACTAGAGAAGCCTGTGGACCTAACTTTCGGTTCTAAATACCTGCTAGATATTATCAAGGCTGCATCTTTGTCTGTTTCTATCACCATCAAGCTATCAGCAGAGACCCCAGCGTTGTTCCAGTTTAACCTGGACGGTGCCGGACACCTGCAGTACTTCCTGGCTCCAAAGTTCAACGCGGAGGAGTAA
- the NHP6B gene encoding high-mobility group nucleosome-binding protein (Syntenic homolog of Ashbya gossypii ADL310W; Syntenic homolog of Saccharomyces cerevisiae YPR052C (NHP6A) and YBR089C-A (NHP6B); 1-intron in Ashbya gossypii) → MAAAATTKKRTQRKKKDPNAPKRAMSAYMFFANENRDIVRAENPGISFGQVGRALGEKWKALSEDEKQPYEAKAEADKKRYESEKELYNATKAA, encoded by the coding sequence ATGGCTGCCGCTGCAACAACGAAGAAGAGAACCcaaaggaagaagaaggatCCCAATGCTCCAAAGAGGGCGATGTCGGCGTACATGTTCTTTGCCAATGAGAACAGGGATATTGTTCGTGCAGAGAACCCTGGCATTTCGTTTGGACAGGTTGGACGTGCCCTAGGCGAGAAGTGGAAGGCTTTGTCTGAGGACGAGAAACAGCCCTATGAAGCTAAAGCGGAAGCTGACAAGAAGAGGTATGAATCGGAGAAAGAATTGTATAATGCTACAAAGGCTGCCTAA
- the PBY1 gene encoding putative tubulin tyrosine ligase (Syntenic homolog of Ashbya gossypii ADL312C; Syntenic homolog of Saccharomyces cerevisiae YBR094W (PBY1)), whose translation MRVLLTNVDGPPNDTASPYIRHFVNYVLHYTSWDLKICIPNDGQDWDTKGFHPDPRASFIYTPTDAEKNHFLGPFTFPQRDKKTFTGLPDVDEEPAKRIPDDYTEWCLIENGSSATCADIGLNHLMNDYEFDLVISGPNKLRCSPGNLALSTRDLMSINGYRTYRIKAITLSWCHFDEIDVSDKQFNEISSKSVQLIKHLYDEWDSRVELYNITIPIKESLEGAKAMYTASDNTQRRSNYAGVKSVHETVDNCHRTILMFESGTSLTTGEKENIDPEGRALDLDVVENGNISVTPLVANTHYLDELAGEISLRGAKENCAVITIPQTDYVYKHIFNALKKHIPDLHFLDYLPADGGKIFHYGDYEQLDFDRLLTGKNYHANSYIYRKSLIRKHYLAHTIHYHVVKNPTSILVDAYLESFNINVDYAEFLDDALTENWDVRTELEKEDSWWILKPSMSDKGQGIRVFKTIDQLQEIFDSFEEDETDDENYSMDNNKVVTSQLRDFIIQRYLANPLQLPSMENRKFHIRCYVTCNGDLQVNVYNRMLALFAPSPFKSPSDDYEVNDVDKLSCHLTNTCLQSSSENVSNSVHEFDQLPDLSVTDKQDIKKQIHKIVSELFLAAVNLNRLHFQPLPNCFETYGLDFLVDANLRVKILEVNAFPDFKQTGDSLKDLIEELFDNIVSHCVKPFFGLSPSKTEDFVTVLDHSSNDW comes from the exons ATGAGAGTATTG CTAACGAACGTTGATGGGCCTCCAAACGATACAGCATCGCCTTACATCCGCCATTTTGTGAATTATGTGCTGCACTATACATCTTGGGACTTGAAGATATGTATCCCTAATGATGGCCAGGATTGGGACACTAAGGGATTCCACCCAGATCCAAGAGCTAGCTTTATTTACACACCAACTGACGCTGAGAAGAACCATTTTTTAGGGCCATTTACATTTCCACAACGAGACAAAAAGACATTTACAGGCTTGCCCGACGTTGATGAAGAGCCAGCAAAGAGAATTCCTGATGATTATACGGAATGGTGTCTTATTGAAAACGGTTCATCTGCTACCTGTGCTGACATTGGTTTGAACCATCTGATGAATGACTATGAATTTGATTTGGTCATTTCCGGTCCAAACAAGCTTCGTTGCTCTCCTGGAAATCTTGCGTTATCTACTCGGGATTTAATGAGTATCAACGGTTATAGAACGTACCGTATAAAGGCAATCACGTTGAGCTGGTGCCATTTCGATGAGATCGATGTATCTGATAAACAGTTCAACGAAATCAGCTCGAAGTCGGTGCAGCTAATTAAGCACCTTTATGACGAATGGGACTCGCGTGTTGAATTATACAATATTACCATTCCTATCAAGGAATCTTTAGAAGGAGCTAAAGCAATGTATACAGCATCCGACAACACCCAGCGTCGTTCTAATTATGCAGGAGTTAAGTCCGTGCATGAGACAGTTGACAACTGTCACAGAACTATTTTAATGTTTGAAAGTGGTACAAGTTTAACTACAGGAGAGAAAGAGAATATAGATCCGGAAGGCAGAGCTCTTGATCTCGATGTTGTTGAAAATGGCAATATTAGTGTGACGCCTTTGGTTGCCAACACTCATTACCTTGATGAGCTTGCCGGTGAAATATCATTGAGAGGAGCAAAAGAAAACTGTGCTGTAATCACGATACCTCAAACGGATTACGTCTATAAGCATATTTTTAATGCGTTAAAGAAGCACATCCCAGACCTGCATTTCCTAGACTATCTTCCTGCGGATGGCGGTAAAATCTTTCACTATGGTGACTACGAGCAATTAGATTTCGATCGTTTACTGACAGGTAAGAACTATCATGCCAATTCCTATATCTATCGTAAATCACTAATAAGGAAACACTACCTGGCACATACCATACATTACCACGTCGTAAAAAATCCAACTTCGATACTAGTGGATGCATATCTGGAATCATTCAATATCAACGTTGACTACGCGGAATTCCTAGACGATGCCTTGACCGAAAACTGGGATGTGAGAACAGAGCTGGAAAAGGAGGATTCGTGGTGGATTTTGAAGCCTAGCATGAGCGATAAAGGACAAGGTATAAGGGTCTTTAAGACAATAGACCAACTTCAAGAAATATTTGACTCTTTCGAAGAAGATGAGACTGACGACGAGAATTATTCCATGGATAATAATAAGGTTGTTACTTCTCAATTGAGAGATTTTATTATACAAAGATATCTTGCAAATCCATTGCAACTACCATCTATGGAAAACCGGAAGTTCCATATACGTTGTTATGTAACCTGCAACGGAGATCTGCAGGTTAATGTCTATAACAGGATGCTAGCATTGTTTGCTCCATCGCCGTTCAAGTCGCCGTCTGATGATTATGAAGTGAATGACGTTGACAAACTAAGCTGCCATCTAACTAACACATGTTTACAATCTAGTTCCGAAAACGTGAGCAATTCAGTCCATGAATTTGATCAGCTGCCTGACCTAAGTGTAACTGACAAGCAAGATATCAAGAAACAAATCCACAAGATTGTTTCGGAACTATTTTTGGCAGCTGTCAATCTAAACCGTTTACATTTCCAACCATTGCCCAACTGCTTTGAAACATATGGGTTGGATTTCCTTGTGGATGCTAATCTCCGCGTTAAAATCCTAGAAGTCAACGCATTTCCTGATTTTAAGCAGACTGGGGATTCTCTGAAAGATTTGATTGAGGAGCTCTTTGACAACATTGTGTCCCATTGTGTGAAGCCATTTTTCGGCTTATCACCAAGTAAAACAGAGGATTTCGTTACAGTCTTGGACCACTCTTCTAATGATTGGTGA
- the MAK3 gene encoding peptide alpha-N-acetyltransferase MAK3 (Syntenic homolog of Ashbya gossypii ADL308C; Syntenic homolog of Saccharomyces cerevisiae YPR051W (MAK3)), whose protein sequence is MITYKQLDLSSDVQFNTIKKLIDEDLSEPYSIYVYRYFLNQWPSLAYLAYDSSSPETSKEPIGCIVCKAESHRKVRKRGYIAMLAVSRSYRSQGIAKKLITLAISEMVKQQCDEIMLETECSNKVALHLYESIGFIRLKRMFRYYLNQGDAYKLILPITDRSCQRSTFLCANES, encoded by the coding sequence ATGATAACGTATAAGCAGCTTGATCTGAGCTCAGATGTGCAATTCAACACTATTAAAAAACTAATCGATGAGGATTTGAGTGAACCCTACTCAATATATGTTTATCGCTATTTCTTAAACCAGTGGCCTTCACTAGCCTATCTGGCATACGATTCATCCTCCCCTGAAACCTCGAAAGAACCAATAGGCTGCATAGTTTGCAAAGCTGAATCTCATAGGAAAGTGCGGAAGCGAGGTTATATTGCGATGCTTGCAGTCAGCCGTTCTTATAGGAGCCAAGGAATTGCGAAGAAGCTGATCACTCTTGCTATCAGTGAGATGGTTAAACAACAGTGCGATGAAATTATGCTGGAAACAGAGTGTAGCAATAAAGTTGCCCTACATCTGTACGAATCTATAGGTTTTATTCGTTTAAAACGAATGTTTAGATACTACCTTAACCAGGGCGACGCTTACAAACTGATTCTGCCGATTACTGATAGAAGCTGCCAACGTAGCACGTTTCTGTGTGCAAACGAATCATAG